From the genome of Turicibacter faecis, one region includes:
- a CDS encoding helix-turn-helix transcriptional regulator: MHHTELINHSTDSTYGHQVYQYIEKRFSTTLKLDDVARHFNLNKCYFCSVLKKETGMTFTQIVREVRVEKSKLLLTNSNLSTLTIALTVGFNNQNYFNMSFKKLTGMTPLEYRRLAHQNKRA, from the coding sequence ATGCATCATACAGAGTTAATTAATCATAGCACAGACAGTACATATGGTCATCAAGTGTATCAGTACATAGAGAAACGGTTTTCCACGACGTTAAAATTAGACGATGTTGCCCGTCACTTTAATTTAAACAAATGTTACTTCTGCTCAGTTCTAAAAAAGGAAACAGGAATGACATTCACCCAAATAGTCAGAGAAGTTCGCGTTGAAAAGAGCAAGCTCCTTTTAACAAATAGTAATCTTTCTACACTTACAATTGCGTTAACCGTAGGGTTCAATAATCAGAATTACTTTAATATGTCATTTAAAAAGTTAACAGGAATGACACCACTCGAATATAGACGACTCGCCCATCAAAATAAAAGAGCGTAA
- the ftsH gene encoding ATP-dependent zinc metalloprotease FtsH produces MPPINPKDKINSFKKQNSFKKKGPQSIGIYFLLFIIVLGLYGFIFMEPQQPVIEQPTYNEFISNIENGNVISMEARPVDGEDNKNLWNISGKMKVEEKEVPYTIVVADKSYEKISNLALEKDVKLENTVASTIGKVWSFLSYAILTVLFLGVIMFMFRSAQRGNNKAFDFGKSRAKLSKQEGISFDDVAGNDEEKEELVEVVDFLKNPAKYNEMGARVPKGILLVGPPGTGKTLLARAVAGEAGVPFYSISGSDFVEMFVGVGASRVRDMFQTAKKTAPCIIFIDEIDAVGRQRGAGMGGGHDEREQTLNQLLVEMDGFGPNSGIIVMAATNRPDVLDPALLRPGRFDRQITIGRPDVKGREAILKVHSRNKRLAPEVRLEDIARRTPGFSGADLENLLNESALLAARENRKQIKMHDIDEATDRVMMGPAKKSKVFSKKERRVVAYHEAGHAVVGIKLENAEVVHKVTIIPRGEAGGYALMLPEEETFLQTKQDLLDRITGLLAGRVSEEITFHEVTTGAHNDFQKATGIARAMVTEYGMSDLGPIQYEQRSGNVFLGRDYNKDKNFSDHLARQIDEQVQKIISSCYDRCRQVLLSNQDLVKLIAETLLEYETLTKEQIDELVEKGRLEETAYNVNSEKESAKQNKFKLVRDSNYKLKSTLTLSNDKLPVID; encoded by the coding sequence ATGCCGCCAATTAATCCAAAAGATAAGATTAATAGTTTCAAAAAGCAAAATAGCTTTAAGAAAAAAGGTCCGCAAAGTATTGGAATCTATTTTCTATTGTTTATTATCGTTTTAGGTTTATATGGGTTCATTTTCATGGAGCCACAACAGCCGGTGATTGAACAACCAACCTATAATGAATTTATTAGCAATATTGAAAATGGAAATGTTATTTCCATGGAGGCCCGTCCGGTTGACGGTGAGGATAATAAAAACTTGTGGAATATTTCAGGTAAAATGAAGGTTGAAGAAAAAGAGGTTCCATATACGATTGTAGTAGCTGACAAGTCATATGAGAAAATTAGTAATTTAGCACTTGAAAAGGATGTTAAATTAGAGAATACTGTGGCTTCAACGATTGGTAAGGTATGGAGTTTCTTATCTTATGCTATTTTAACTGTCTTATTCTTAGGTGTAATCATGTTCATGTTTAGATCAGCTCAGCGAGGGAATAATAAAGCCTTTGATTTCGGTAAAAGCCGTGCTAAGTTATCTAAACAGGAAGGAATTTCATTTGATGATGTAGCCGGAAATGATGAAGAAAAAGAGGAGTTAGTAGAGGTTGTTGACTTCCTTAAAAACCCGGCTAAGTATAATGAAATGGGTGCACGTGTTCCAAAAGGTATTCTTTTAGTAGGACCTCCTGGAACGGGGAAAACATTACTTGCCCGAGCGGTAGCTGGTGAGGCAGGAGTTCCATTCTATTCGATTTCAGGTTCTGATTTCGTAGAAATGTTTGTAGGGGTAGGGGCGAGTCGCGTTCGTGACATGTTCCAAACTGCCAAAAAAACAGCACCATGTATTATTTTTATTGATGAAATTGATGCGGTAGGGCGTCAACGTGGAGCCGGAATGGGTGGCGGACACGATGAACGTGAGCAGACGTTAAATCAATTGCTTGTAGAAATGGATGGATTCGGTCCAAATTCAGGAATTATTGTTATGGCTGCAACTAACCGTCCAGATGTATTGGATCCCGCTTTATTAAGACCTGGACGATTTGACCGCCAGATTACAATTGGTCGTCCAGATGTTAAAGGTCGTGAGGCAATCTTAAAAGTTCATTCACGTAATAAACGTTTGGCTCCAGAAGTTCGTCTAGAAGATATTGCTCGCCGAACTCCAGGATTTAGTGGTGCGGATTTAGAAAATTTATTAAATGAATCAGCTTTATTAGCGGCTCGTGAAAATCGTAAGCAGATTAAAATGCATGATATTGATGAAGCAACGGATCGTGTTATGATGGGGCCAGCTAAAAAATCAAAAGTATTCTCTAAAAAAGAACGTCGCGTTGTTGCTTATCACGAGGCAGGACATGCGGTTGTTGGTATTAAGTTAGAGAATGCAGAAGTTGTTCATAAGGTTACAATTATTCCACGTGGTGAAGCTGGTGGATACGCCTTAATGTTACCGGAAGAAGAAACATTCTTACAAACAAAACAAGACCTGTTAGATCGCATTACTGGTTTATTAGCAGGTCGTGTGTCAGAAGAGATTACGTTCCATGAGGTAACGACAGGGGCACATAATGATTTCCAAAAGGCTACAGGAATTGCACGTGCGATGGTAACTGAATATGGAATGAGTGACTTAGGACCTATTCAATACGAACAACGTAGCGGAAATGTTTTCTTAGGCCGTGATTATAATAAAGATAAGAATTTCTCGGATCATTTGGCTAGACAAATTGATGAGCAAGTTCAAAAAATTATTAGTTCATGTTATGATCGTTGCCGACAAGTTTTATTATCAAATCAGGATTTGGTGAAGTTAATCGCCGAAACCTTATTAGAATATGAAACGTTAACAAAAGAACAAATCGATGAGTTAGTTGAAAAAGGTAGACTAGAAGAAACTGCTTATAATGTTAATTCTGAAAAAGAAAGTGCTAAGCAAAATAAGTTTAAATTAGTCCGCGATAGTAACTATAAATTAAAATCAACTTTAACTTTATCGAATGATAAATTACCTGTTATTGATTAA
- the tilS gene encoding tRNA lysidine(34) synthetase TilS, whose protein sequence is MQKVVLETIKKYDLFDQRERVIVAVSGGADSMALLHFLKHYATNYQLSLVVAHVNHKKRKNADLDELLVQKIATNYQLPYEVYYLPPGGTTENFHEYARKERYNFFRSVAKKYGADCLVTAHHADDQLETQIQRLLYFESPNGLIGIKAKRVSQHLKVVRPLIRVTKKQIYGYCEREGVKFREDESNQSDVYTRNRIRKYIVPELVKESPSVYEHLNVIGEQLNDDEIYFSQQVDELMENTYRQGNDVWLSRRFIQQLPPSLSRRLIKRILQQFVIKDIQHIHIEKVLELIRNPKPNLTLFLPHQIRCIVAYDKVSFSKDMTSSEEYEFTLSLNDSVVLPNGDILKVSENKVDEKPEKFCINEVHLCYNEIELPLKVRTRQPGDRIQLMNGSGSKKIKEIMIEGKVPRLLRDTWPIVVDSNDKILWVPLLKKSAFCCHKSNGKTMTIVYKHRGGNEEDA, encoded by the coding sequence ATGCAAAAGGTCGTATTAGAGACGATAAAAAAATATGATTTATTTGACCAAAGGGAGCGGGTCATCGTGGCCGTATCTGGAGGGGCAGATTCGATGGCACTGCTTCATTTTTTAAAGCATTACGCTACTAATTATCAACTATCCTTAGTAGTTGCGCATGTGAATCATAAGAAAAGAAAAAATGCTGATTTAGACGAGTTATTAGTCCAAAAGATTGCAACTAACTATCAATTACCGTATGAGGTTTATTATTTACCCCCGGGGGGGACAACGGAAAACTTTCATGAATACGCTCGAAAAGAACGTTATAATTTTTTTAGATCAGTCGCTAAGAAGTATGGAGCGGATTGTTTAGTAACAGCCCATCATGCCGATGATCAACTGGAGACACAAATTCAACGATTGTTGTATTTCGAAAGTCCCAATGGGCTTATAGGGATTAAGGCTAAAAGGGTTAGTCAACATTTAAAAGTGGTTCGTCCGTTAATCCGTGTTACTAAAAAACAGATTTATGGGTATTGTGAACGGGAGGGGGTTAAATTCCGTGAGGATGAATCTAATCAAAGTGATGTCTATACGAGAAACCGTATTCGTAAGTATATTGTTCCCGAACTCGTAAAGGAAAGCCCATCTGTATATGAACATTTGAATGTTATAGGTGAGCAGTTAAATGATGATGAAATATATTTTAGTCAACAAGTTGATGAACTAATGGAGAATACATATCGACAAGGTAACGATGTTTGGCTTTCTCGTCGTTTTATTCAACAGTTGCCTCCAAGTTTATCGAGACGTTTAATCAAGCGAATTTTGCAACAGTTTGTAATTAAAGATATTCAACATATTCATATTGAAAAAGTTTTAGAACTTATAAGAAATCCTAAGCCTAATTTAACCTTATTTTTACCGCATCAGATTCGCTGTATTGTGGCCTATGATAAGGTTAGTTTTTCTAAAGATATGACTAGTTCAGAGGAATACGAGTTTACGCTATCCCTTAATGATAGTGTTGTGTTGCCTAATGGAGATATTCTGAAAGTAAGCGAGAACAAAGTCGATGAAAAACCGGAAAAATTTTGCATTAACGAAGTCCATTTGTGTTATAATGAAATAGAATTGCCGTTAAAAGTTCGTACTCGTCAACCCGGAGATCGTATTCAATTAATGAATGGATCAGGTTCGAAAAAGATTAAGGAAATAATGATAGAGGGTAAGGTTCCTCGGTTATTGAGGGACACATGGCCTATTGTGGTTGATTCAAATGATAAGATTCTTTGGGTACCACTTTTGAAAAAATCGGCATTTTGTTGCCATAAGTCAAATGGTAAAACAATGACAATTGTTTATAAACATCGCGGAGGGAATGAAGAAGATGCGTAA
- the tnpA gene encoding IS200/IS605 family transposase — MANQTNSLSHTKWMCKYHIVFTPKYRRKIIYNQYKTSIRDILKQLCAYKGVEIIEGHLMPDHVHMLVSIPPKMSVSSFMGYLKGKSALMMFDKHANLKYKFGNRHFWAEGYYVSTVGLNEATIRKYIQDQEKHDIAMDKLSVKEYEDPFKG; from the coding sequence ATGGCGAATCAAACAAATAGTTTATCGCACACAAAATGGATGTGCAAATACCATATTGTGTTTACTCCTAAGTATAGACGAAAAATAATATATAATCAATATAAAACAAGTATAAGAGATATTTTAAAACAACTTTGTGCCTATAAAGGAGTTGAAATTATTGAAGGGCATTTAATGCCAGATCATGTACATATGTTAGTAAGTATTCCACCTAAAATGAGTGTATCTAGTTTTATGGGATATTTGAAAGGAAAGAGTGCATTGATGATGTTTGATAAACATGCAAATTTGAAATACAAATTTGGAAATCGGCATTTTTGGGCAGAAGGATATTATGTCAGTACGGTTGGCCTAAATGAGGCAACGATAAGGAAATATATTCAGGATCAGGAAAAGCATGATATTGCGATGGATAAATTAAGTGTAAAAGAATATGAAGACCCCTTTAAGGGGTAG
- a CDS encoding alkaline phosphatase family protein: protein MKRRLLLISFDAMIGKDIEILKKLPTFSPILEKASIVKSVETVYPSMTYTAHASIVSGTYPQKHGVITNEVFTPLVKNAPWYERRDQNKAQILPELANENGYKVFINSWPTLIGADVDYVVQRAGIHYPKEEQEFEIRKNSNDVLTQEMWDYCAEAWTLPNYYSTDKFSALASKYVINRYQPEVILMHMTLPDHYRHSYGVFSEKLVDAYKYLDDMLAIVVDELKAQGVYEQTTFVFCSDHGQLDIDMSINPNKLLIENGLLSLDENGDIVDWKAYIQSSAISAHVYLKDKNDKELEEKVYRLLNENRELLHIEHIFTREQVKETYHLDGDFTFVLEAKDGASFGFNLQADYQNPIMNNDYRVSRGTHGHIPSKGEQPCLILSGPGIIPRKEISVAKVVDIAPTCAAILGFKMNEADGRILRELLID, encoded by the coding sequence ATGAAAAGAAGGTTATTGCTAATCTCATTTGACGCAATGATTGGAAAAGATATTGAAATATTAAAAAAACTACCTACTTTTTCTCCGATTTTAGAGAAAGCCTCTATTGTAAAATCGGTAGAGACAGTTTATCCTTCAATGACGTATACTGCACATGCGTCTATTGTTTCAGGAACATATCCACAAAAACATGGAGTTATTACTAATGAGGTGTTTACTCCGCTAGTTAAAAATGCACCATGGTATGAGCGACGCGATCAAAATAAAGCTCAGATTCTTCCGGAATTAGCCAATGAAAATGGATATAAAGTATTTATTAATAGTTGGCCAACTTTAATTGGTGCCGATGTGGATTATGTTGTTCAACGTGCCGGAATTCATTATCCAAAAGAAGAGCAAGAATTTGAAATCCGTAAAAATTCAAATGATGTGTTAACGCAGGAAATGTGGGATTATTGTGCGGAGGCTTGGACGTTACCAAATTATTATTCGACAGATAAGTTTTCAGCATTAGCCTCAAAATATGTGATTAATCGTTATCAACCTGAGGTTATCCTAATGCACATGACATTGCCGGATCACTATCGTCATTCATACGGTGTTTTTTCAGAAAAATTAGTAGATGCATATAAGTACTTGGATGACATGTTAGCGATTGTGGTAGATGAATTAAAGGCTCAAGGGGTTTATGAACAGACAACATTTGTATTCTGTTCCGATCATGGACAATTAGATATCGATATGAGTATAAATCCTAATAAATTACTAATTGAAAACGGATTATTAAGTTTAGATGAAAATGGTGATATTGTTGATTGGAAGGCATACATTCAATCAAGTGCCATCTCAGCCCATGTTTACCTAAAAGATAAGAATGATAAGGAATTAGAAGAGAAGGTCTATAGACTATTAAATGAGAATCGTGAGTTATTGCATATTGAACATATATTTACACGTGAACAAGTTAAAGAGACTTATCATTTAGACGGGGATTTTACATTCGTTTTAGAGGCGAAAGATGGGGCATCATTTGGTTTCAATCTCCAAGCTGACTATCAAAATCCAATTATGAATAACGATTACCGGGTAAGTCGTGGAACACACGGACATATTCCAAGCAAGGGAGAGCAACCGTGTTTAATTTTAAGCGGTCCTGGAATTATACCTAGAAAAGAAATTTCAGTTGCTAAAGTCGTTGATATTGCTCCAACATGTGCGGCAATTTTAGGATTTAAAATGAATGAGGCAGATGGTAGAATTCTGCGAGAACTTTTAATAGATTAA
- a CDS encoding CAAX protease family protein, whose translation MGQYNEPVEVVDAEIISDGSDHSQKDYWRDQLKEELRAELREDYRHQFRKSALTTLGKSYNLGMMIAVVVSFNSNHSILWAIIHGLLGWFYVIYKIMFGY comes from the coding sequence ATGGGGCAATACAATGAACCTGTAGAGGTTGTGGATGCAGAGATTATTAGTGATGGAAGTGATCATTCACAGAAAGATTATTGGCGTGACCAATTGAAAGAGGAATTAAGGGCAGAACTTCGAGAGGACTATCGTCATCAATTTCGAAAGAGCGCCTTAACAACTCTAGGTAAAAGCTACAATTTAGGAATGATGATTGCTGTCGTGGTTTCTTTTAATTCAAACCATTCTATTTTATGGGCGATTATTCACGGTTTATTAGGATGGTTTTATGTTATTTATAAAATCATGTTTGGATATTAA
- the hslO gene encoding Hsp33 family molecular chaperone HslO, with product MKDYLVKALAFDDQIRAFAVSSTHLVEEARRRHGCWPTAAAALGRTLTVGAMMGSQLKGDEKITIRINGNGPIGSIIVDADSKGCVRGYASNPEVHFQYDSGKLNVGMAVGTDGQLSVTKDLGLKDYFTGQVPLQTGEIGDDFTYYYAVSEQVPSAVGVGVLVEPDNSVRAAGGFILQVMPGATEETLTKLETALSTIKPVSTMIDEGYTPEKMLEAIFGEEVRILEHQEVRFECNCSKERFESGIMSLGNDEIQAMIDEDNGAEAVCYFCMERHHFTAEELEKLKTK from the coding sequence ATGAAAGATTATTTAGTTAAAGCATTAGCGTTTGACGATCAAATTCGTGCATTTGCTGTTAGTTCAACTCATTTAGTTGAAGAAGCACGTCGACGTCATGGATGTTGGCCAACTGCAGCAGCAGCGTTAGGAAGAACACTAACGGTTGGAGCAATGATGGGAAGCCAACTAAAAGGTGATGAAAAAATTACTATTCGTATTAACGGTAATGGACCGATTGGATCTATTATCGTAGACGCTGATTCAAAAGGTTGTGTAAGAGGATACGCATCTAACCCTGAGGTTCATTTTCAATACGATTCTGGAAAGTTAAATGTAGGAATGGCTGTTGGTACTGATGGGCAACTTTCAGTAACTAAGGATTTAGGGTTAAAAGATTATTTTACTGGGCAGGTTCCATTACAGACAGGAGAAATCGGTGACGATTTTACGTATTATTATGCAGTTTCAGAGCAGGTTCCTTCTGCAGTAGGGGTTGGTGTGCTTGTTGAACCAGATAATTCGGTTCGTGCGGCGGGAGGATTTATCCTTCAAGTCATGCCAGGGGCAACAGAAGAAACATTGACTAAATTAGAAACAGCATTGTCTACGATTAAACCAGTTTCTACAATGATTGATGAGGGATATACACCTGAAAAAATGTTAGAGGCTATATTTGGTGAGGAAGTTCGTATATTAGAACATCAAGAAGTTCGCTTTGAATGTAATTGCTCAAAGGAAAGATTTGAGAGTGGAATTATGAGTTTAGGGAATGATGAAATTCAGGCAATGATTGATGAAGATAATGGCGCTGAGGCTGTTTGCTACTTCTGTATGGAACGCCACCATTTTACGGCAGAGGAATTAGAAAAGTTAAAAACAAAATAA
- the hpt gene encoding hypoxanthine phosphoribosyltransferase: MKKMRNDIKEILFTTEQIEEKAAQLAKELEVDYAGKKPILLGLLKGSIPFIGDLMKHMNMPIQIEFMDVSSYHGGTTSSGQVKILKDLDISVENRHIIIVEDIVDTGFTLTKVIALLKHRGAASVEVVTMLDKPEGRVVEMEPKYIGFTIPKAFVVGYGLDYDEYYRNLPYVGILKEEVYMK, encoded by the coding sequence ATGAAGAAGATGCGTAACGATATTAAAGAAATTTTATTTACTACTGAACAAATTGAAGAGAAGGCAGCACAATTAGCAAAAGAGTTAGAAGTTGATTATGCAGGCAAGAAACCTATTTTATTAGGCTTATTAAAAGGATCAATCCCATTTATTGGAGATTTAATGAAGCATATGAATATGCCGATTCAAATTGAGTTTATGGATGTATCAAGCTATCATGGTGGAACAACTTCTTCTGGACAGGTAAAAATTTTAAAGGATTTAGACATTTCAGTGGAAAATCGTCATATCATTATTGTAGAGGATATCGTAGATACAGGGTTCACATTAACAAAAGTGATAGCATTATTAAAACATCGAGGTGCTGCTTCGGTTGAGGTTGTTACAATGCTTGATAAACCTGAAGGGCGTGTCGTTGAGATGGAGCCAAAATATATTGGATTTACAATTCCTAAGGCATTCGTTGTAGGATACGGGTTAGACTATGATGAATATTATCGTAACTTACCGTATGTAGGTATTCTTAAAGAGGAAGTTTACATGAAATAA